From Thermoflavifilum aggregans, a single genomic window includes:
- the lpdA gene encoding dihydrolipoyl dehydrogenase: MAYDLIVIGSGPGGYVAAIRAAQLGFKTAIVERESLGGICLNWGCIPTKALLKSAQVMEYALHAADYGVKVEQAKPDFPAMIKRSRAVADKMSKGVQFLMRKNKIDVIQGTAKLVAKGKISVTDASGKSATYEARHIIIATGGRSKELPNLKIDHKKVIGYREAMVLPEQPVSMIIVGSGAIGVEFGYFYNSIGTKVTIVEFLPRIVPNEDEDISRELEKIFRKKGMQIYTSSEVTGVDTSGNGVKATVKTPQGNITLEADVVLSAVGIVANVENIGLETLGIKTEKGKITVDTYYQTNVPGIYAIGDCIPGPALAHVASKEGIVCVEHIAYQEKKYDRKPEPIDYHNIPGCTYCSPEIASVGYTEKAAREAGYEVKVGKFPLSASGKATAAGANEGFIKVVFDAKYGEWLGTHMIGYNVTEIIAETVVARKLETTYHEVLDSIHPHPTISESVKDAIEVAYDEAIHL, encoded by the coding sequence ATGGCTTATGATCTGATTGTTATCGGCAGCGGCCCAGGTGGCTATGTGGCCGCTATACGGGCAGCACAACTGGGATTTAAAACGGCTATCGTGGAACGCGAATCCTTGGGTGGTATCTGCCTGAACTGGGGATGCATCCCAACAAAAGCCCTGTTGAAAAGTGCACAGGTCATGGAATATGCCCTGCACGCAGCAGATTATGGCGTGAAGGTGGAACAAGCCAAACCCGATTTCCCGGCTATGATCAAGCGCAGCCGCGCTGTGGCCGATAAAATGAGCAAAGGCGTGCAGTTTCTGATGCGCAAAAATAAAATTGATGTCATCCAGGGCACAGCCAAGCTCGTGGCAAAGGGTAAAATCAGCGTAACTGACGCCAGCGGAAAATCTGCCACTTACGAAGCCCGCCATATCATCATTGCCACGGGCGGCCGCAGCAAGGAATTGCCCAACCTGAAAATCGATCATAAAAAAGTAATCGGCTATCGCGAAGCCATGGTATTGCCCGAACAGCCAGTATCCATGATCATCGTTGGTTCGGGCGCCATCGGTGTGGAATTTGGTTACTTCTACAACAGCATCGGTACCAAAGTCACGATTGTGGAATTTTTGCCGCGTATTGTACCCAACGAGGATGAAGATATTTCCCGCGAACTGGAAAAGATTTTCCGCAAAAAAGGCATGCAAATCTATACCAGCTCGGAAGTTACGGGTGTGGACACTTCCGGCAATGGCGTGAAGGCTACCGTCAAAACGCCGCAGGGCAACATTACCCTGGAAGCCGATGTGGTGCTTAGCGCCGTGGGTATCGTAGCCAATGTGGAAAACATCGGCCTGGAAACATTGGGAATCAAAACAGAAAAAGGAAAAATAACCGTCGACACGTATTACCAGACCAATGTGCCGGGTATATATGCCATTGGTGACTGCATTCCTGGGCCGGCACTGGCACATGTGGCCTCCAAGGAAGGCATTGTGTGCGTGGAACATATTGCTTATCAGGAGAAAAAATATGACCGCAAGCCCGAACCTATTGATTACCACAACATCCCCGGCTGTACCTATTGTTCACCGGAAATCGCTTCGGTGGGCTATACCGAAAAAGCCGCCCGGGAAGCCGGTTATGAAGTGAAGGTGGGTAAATTCCCGCTCTCTGCTTCCGGCAAGGCTACAGCCGCCGGTGCCAACGAAGGGTTCATTAAGGTGGTGTTCGATGCCAAATACGGTGAATGGCTGGGTACGCACATGATTGGCTACAATGTAACGGAAATCATTGCCGAAACTGTAGTGGCACGCAAACTGGAAACTACCTATCACGAAGTGCTGGATTCCATCCATCCGCATCCCACCATCAGCGAATCCGTCAAAGATGCCATCGAAGTTGCTTACGACGAAGCGATTCATCTGTGA
- a CDS encoding DUF7935 family protein, translated as MQSLTLLEILIAIGFVVILFSFVRDWMKKRKTNVPQTATPDADRSSITLPLRLQAYERLVVFIERISPEQLVYRLGKIDLLASELYALMVQDIREEFAHNVSQQIYVSQVAWDAVVHAKEYMISQLNLLIGQLPAEARSADLCRQLLSHYMQQQPSPLQVALDVLRKEARKLM; from the coding sequence ATGCAATCGCTGACATTACTGGAGATTTTGATTGCCATTGGTTTTGTAGTTATTTTATTTTCTTTTGTCCGGGATTGGATGAAGAAAAGGAAAACGAATGTTCCTCAAACAGCTACTCCGGATGCAGACAGATCGTCCATTACCCTGCCCCTGCGGTTGCAGGCTTATGAGCGCCTGGTGGTTTTTATTGAACGCATATCGCCGGAGCAGCTGGTTTACCGGTTGGGAAAAATTGATTTACTGGCGAGTGAATTATATGCATTGATGGTGCAGGATATCAGGGAAGAATTTGCACATAATGTGAGCCAGCAGATTTATGTTTCCCAGGTGGCATGGGATGCGGTGGTGCATGCCAAGGAATATATGATCAGCCAGCTGAATCTGCTCATCGGCCAGCTCCCTGCAGAGGCCCGCAGCGCGGATCTTTGCAGGCAATTGCTTTCGCATTATATGCAGCAACAGCCTTCTCCTTTGCAGGTAGCTCTCGACGTACTGAGAAAAGAAGCCAGGAAACTGATGTGA
- the queG gene encoding tRNA epoxyqueuosine(34) reductase QueG, giving the protein MNPAAARHTALVKQLARKLGFDYCGIARAAALDEDARRLEKWLNKGYQGTMAYMERYFDLRIDPRKLVPEAQSVITLLMNYFPARRQRTDSYRVSKYAYGRDYHRVIKKKLKQFLKSLQEQIGEIQGRGFVDSAPVLERAWAVRSGLGWVGKNGNLITRQQGSFLFIATLITDLELVYDDPFAKDYCGTCTRCIDACPTQAILPDKIIDASRCISYYTIELKAHIYPQEAEGKWKDWIFGCDICQDVCPWNRFSRVSQEADLEPVPEILDFSTQEWEQLTEEKFVELFGHTPLKRAGWEGLQRNIRLIKKNQTYS; this is encoded by the coding sequence ATGAACCCAGCAGCAGCCAGACATACGGCCCTTGTGAAGCAGCTAGCCCGGAAGCTCGGCTTTGATTATTGTGGTATTGCTCGTGCAGCTGCATTGGATGAAGATGCCCGGCGGCTGGAAAAATGGTTGAACAAAGGCTATCAGGGTACCATGGCATACATGGAGCGTTATTTTGATCTGCGTATTGATCCGCGGAAACTGGTGCCCGAAGCGCAATCTGTTATAACCCTGTTGATGAATTATTTTCCGGCCCGCAGGCAACGAACCGATAGTTACCGGGTTTCAAAATATGCCTATGGCAGGGATTATCATCGGGTAATCAAAAAGAAACTCAAACAATTTCTGAAAAGTTTGCAGGAACAAATCGGTGAAATACAAGGACGTGGATTTGTGGACAGTGCGCCCGTGCTGGAACGTGCCTGGGCTGTGCGTTCCGGCCTCGGATGGGTGGGAAAAAACGGCAATCTCATCACCCGGCAGCAGGGTTCCTTTCTTTTTATTGCCACCCTGATTACCGATCTGGAACTGGTGTACGACGATCCGTTTGCCAAAGATTATTGCGGAACCTGTACCCGTTGCATCGATGCATGTCCAACTCAGGCTATTCTGCCGGATAAAATCATTGATGCCAGTCGTTGTATCTCCTATTACACCATCGAACTGAAGGCCCATATCTATCCGCAGGAAGCTGAAGGCAAATGGAAGGATTGGATTTTCGGATGTGATATCTGCCAGGATGTATGCCCCTGGAACCGTTTTAGTCGTGTAAGCCAGGAAGCTGATCTGGAGCCAGTTCCCGAGATCCTTGATTTCTCCACACAGGAATGGGAACAATTAACCGAAGAAAAATTTGTGGAACTGTTTGGCCATACACCGCTGAAACGTGCAGGATGGGAAGGACTGCAACGCAATATCCGATTGATAAAAAAGAATCAAACATATTCTTGA
- a CDS encoding serine hydrolase domain-containing protein has product MDKAVLAHQRVYHGRVYVLLEQNGHIVYQDSLGGYNMETTVPVASVSKWLSTALIMTFVDEGKIALDDPVGKYLPEFNTGLKSRITIRDCLRHTTGYFATPAFRRIYWRTNTLTACVEQISQLVPLEAEPGKAFYYSPFGLQIAGRVIEVVSGKSFVQNFEERIARPCGMQHTSFTRPANPELAGGAYSCPLDLLHFLEMIANKGVYQGHRILSEQALQEMQRNQIVNIPIRYSPVDGVINDQWAYGLGEWVEAEDGNHHPLSVSSPGLFGTYPFYDVSRQLIGIIFVNQLDFKKVMQADWDIRQTINQVFSLRTGLFDQPNQADVFCFSVNKTP; this is encoded by the coding sequence TTGGACAAGGCTGTTCTGGCTCATCAGCGTGTATATCATGGCCGGGTTTATGTGTTGCTTGAGCAAAATGGGCATATCGTGTATCAGGATTCATTGGGCGGATACAATATGGAGACTACGGTACCGGTGGCTTCTGTGAGCAAATGGTTAAGTACTGCGCTGATCATGACTTTTGTGGATGAAGGAAAAATTGCACTGGATGATCCGGTAGGCAAATATTTACCCGAATTCAACACGGGTTTAAAAAGCCGAATCACGATCCGGGATTGTCTCAGACACACGACCGGATATTTTGCCACACCCGCCTTCCGGCGCATTTACTGGCGTACCAATACCCTGACCGCATGTGTAGAGCAGATTAGCCAGCTGGTTCCGCTGGAAGCTGAACCTGGCAAAGCTTTTTATTATAGTCCTTTCGGCTTGCAGATTGCCGGAAGGGTCATTGAAGTGGTATCGGGAAAAAGCTTTGTACAGAACTTTGAAGAACGCATTGCCCGCCCCTGCGGGATGCAACACACATCTTTCACGCGACCAGCCAATCCGGAACTGGCGGGTGGTGCCTATTCCTGTCCCCTGGATTTGTTGCATTTTCTGGAAATGATTGCTAATAAGGGTGTGTATCAAGGGCACAGGATTTTGAGTGAACAAGCCCTGCAGGAAATGCAGCGCAATCAGATTGTGAACATTCCTATACGATATTCTCCTGTTGACGGGGTTATCAATGACCAGTGGGCTTATGGATTGGGAGAATGGGTGGAAGCTGAAGACGGCAACCATCATCCCTTGTCGGTAAGCAGCCCCGGTCTCTTCGGGACTTACCCGTTTTACGATGTTTCACGTCAGTTGATAGGTATTATCTTCGTGAATCAGCTTGATTTTAAAAAGGTCATGCAGGCCGACTGGGATATTCGTCAGACCATCAATCAGGTTTTTTCCCTACGTACAGGTTTGTTTGATCAGCCTAATCAGGCCGATGTTTTCTGTTTTAGTGTGAATAAAACACCATGA